In the Flavisolibacter tropicus genome, one interval contains:
- a CDS encoding LytR/AlgR family response regulator transcription factor, whose product MSNIKCIIIEDEPLAVKVLADYVEQVPFLELQGSFKDAILATEYLRDHVVDLIFLDIHLPKLKGMAFLKTLAHPPAVIITTAYHQYAVEGFELNVTDYLLKPIEFDRFLVAVNKVKTAQREKPQPAESSEPKDYLFLNVQKKKVKILFADIVYIESQREYIKIVTTKKAYLSKMSTHEIEALLPTHLFKRIHRSFIISINKIESYTAEEVEVNGVSIPIGRGYRDVIENL is encoded by the coding sequence ATGTCTAATATCAAGTGTATTATTATAGAAGACGAACCTCTTGCCGTCAAGGTGTTAGCTGACTATGTAGAACAGGTGCCTTTCCTGGAACTGCAAGGCTCATTCAAAGATGCCATCCTGGCTACCGAATACTTGCGCGATCACGTGGTAGACCTGATCTTTTTAGACATTCATTTGCCTAAGCTAAAAGGCATGGCTTTTTTAAAAACACTAGCCCATCCTCCGGCCGTAATTATCACTACTGCTTATCACCAATACGCTGTGGAAGGCTTTGAGCTCAATGTTACCGATTACCTGTTAAAGCCTATTGAGTTCGACCGGTTTTTAGTGGCAGTCAACAAAGTAAAAACGGCTCAACGCGAAAAGCCACAACCTGCGGAAAGCAGTGAACCCAAAGACTACCTGTTTTTGAATGTGCAGAAGAAAAAGGTGAAGATCTTATTTGCTGATATTGTTTACATAGAAAGCCAGCGCGAGTACATTAAGATTGTAACCACCAAGAAAGCCTACTTATCAAAAATGAGTACGCATGAAATAGAAGCACTGTTACCCACCCATCTATTTAAGCGCATCCATCGTTCCTTTATCATTTCCATCAACAAGATTGAATCTTACACCGCCGAGGAAGTAGAGGTCAATGGCGTAAGCATTCCTATTGGGCGCGGCTATCGTGATGTGATTGAAAATCTATAA
- a CDS encoding ion channel has product MTLALLVTFAGAAGMYAIEKQNAEFETYGHALWWTAMRVITAGSDAEPITGEGRALAFLLALFGYAIFGYVTATIASFFIGRDAQEANAPVVESQDISRLQKEISTLTQALKEMQKKMG; this is encoded by the coding sequence ATGACACTTGCCCTTCTGGTAACTTTTGCAGGAGCGGCGGGCATGTATGCTATAGAAAAACAAAATGCAGAATTTGAAACCTATGGGCACGCCTTGTGGTGGACCGCCATGCGTGTTATAACAGCTGGCAGTGACGCAGAGCCAATAACGGGTGAGGGACGTGCACTTGCCTTTCTGCTGGCACTGTTTGGTTACGCCATCTTTGGCTATGTAACAGCCACGATTGCTTCTTTCTTTATTGGAAGAGATGCACAGGAAGCCAACGCCCCAGTGGTTGAATCACAAGATATTTCCAGGCTGCAGAAAGAGATATCAACGCTTACTCAAGCTTTAAAGGAAATGCAAAAGAAAATGGGATAG
- a CDS encoding BlaI/MecI/CopY family transcriptional regulator, with the protein MKTLTKAEEQVMQALWKIGEGFIRDVIEALPEPKPHQNTVATMLKILIEKEFVGIKVFGRQHQYHPLVSKQAYSKASIKSVVKNYFDGSFSDAVSFMVKEKSVSVEELELLLKQLKKGKK; encoded by the coding sequence ATGAAAACATTAACCAAAGCAGAAGAACAGGTAATGCAGGCGCTATGGAAGATTGGTGAAGGATTTATACGAGATGTAATTGAAGCTTTGCCAGAGCCTAAGCCTCACCAAAACACAGTAGCTACTATGTTAAAAATCCTGATAGAAAAAGAATTTGTTGGGATCAAAGTGTTTGGGCGTCAACATCAGTATCATCCGTTAGTTTCTAAGCAGGCTTATTCAAAAGCATCTATTAAGAGTGTAGTGAAAAACTACTTTGACGGTTCCTTTAGTGACGCGGTTTCTTTTATGGTCAAGGAAAAGTCAGTAAGTGTAGAGGAATTGGAACTCTTATTAAAACAACTAAAAAAGGGTAAAAAATGA
- a CDS encoding DUF2231 domain-containing protein, whose product MKSKAHFKSHPLHPILISFPIAFFIGTLISHAGGLYLDNEEWLTTATWLNAAGIIGAVLAAVPGFIDYLYTVPPRSSAKKRASLHGLLNTSMLVLFVLLFYYRRQAMPSQLFLLTGELIGVVIMTIAGWMGGTLVHRNQIGIDMRYANAGKWQEAYFSPDSSTLEVADTSDLKVNAMMLLHINGKRIVLARTEEGYAAFDDHCTHRGGSLAGGSLICETVQCPWHGSQFSVKTGEVTAGPANMGITTYPVTEKNGKLWLKL is encoded by the coding sequence ATGAAAAGCAAGGCCCATTTTAAATCTCATCCCTTACACCCGATACTTATTTCTTTTCCCATTGCCTTCTTTATTGGTACATTGATAAGTCATGCTGGTGGTTTGTATTTGGATAACGAGGAATGGCTGACCACTGCTACCTGGCTTAATGCAGCAGGCATTATAGGTGCAGTGTTGGCCGCTGTTCCAGGCTTTATTGATTACCTGTATACAGTACCTCCGCGGAGCTCGGCAAAGAAACGTGCTTCACTACATGGTCTGCTGAACACATCAATGCTTGTTCTTTTTGTCCTTTTGTTTTATTACCGCAGACAAGCCATGCCTAGTCAGTTGTTTCTGCTAACAGGAGAATTGATTGGAGTAGTGATTATGACAATTGCAGGTTGGATGGGTGGTACATTGGTACACCGCAACCAAATAGGCATAGATATGCGTTATGCTAATGCCGGCAAATGGCAGGAAGCCTATTTCTCTCCCGACAGCAGCACTCTTGAAGTAGCCGATACCAGCGATTTAAAAGTAAATGCTATGATGTTGCTGCATATCAATGGCAAGCGCATTGTACTGGCCCGCACAGAAGAGGGTTATGCTGCCTTTGATGATCATTGCACGCATCGTGGCGGCTCATTAGCTGGCGGCAGCCTTATTTGTGAGACGGTACAATGTCCCTGGCATGGCTCACAATTCTCTGTAAAGACGGGAGAGGTTACTGCTGGGCCTGCCAATATGGGCATTACGACTTATCCTGTAACGGAAAAAAATGGTAAGCTCTGGCTTAAGCTTTAG
- the msrB gene encoding peptide-methionine (R)-S-oxide reductase MsrB translates to MVNLSVLNIGTAIVYRNKLLMQTMNWNDVLNYSKNNPAPDRQVKKSDAEWKQQLTPEQYRVTRHHGTEVPFSGEYCEAHSPGVYACVCCGTELFDSTLKFDSGTGWPSFTEPVKDNVIRYIKDSSYGMVRIEVLCNVCEAHLGHVFPDGPAPSGLRFCINSASLKKVDRSAVTT, encoded by the coding sequence TTGGTAAATTTGTCAGTGCTTAATATAGGTACGGCTATTGTGTATAGAAATAAATTATTGATGCAGACCATGAACTGGAATGATGTATTGAATTATAGCAAGAACAACCCGGCGCCAGACCGGCAGGTAAAGAAAAGTGATGCAGAGTGGAAGCAACAACTAACACCAGAACAGTATCGTGTTACCCGTCACCATGGTACGGAAGTGCCATTTAGTGGTGAGTATTGCGAGGCACATTCGCCCGGTGTGTATGCTTGTGTGTGCTGTGGTACCGAACTGTTTGATTCTACCTTAAAGTTTGACTCCGGCACTGGCTGGCCTTCATTTACGGAGCCGGTAAAGGATAATGTTATTCGCTATATAAAAGACAGCTCGTATGGCATGGTGCGTATAGAGGTATTGTGCAATGTATGTGAAGCCCATCTGGGCCATGTGTTTCCAGACGGTCCCGCACCAAGTGGCTTACGTTTTTGTATCAACTCGGCCTCATTGAAAAAAGTAGATCGCAGCGCTGTAACTACATAA
- a CDS encoding zinc-dependent alcohol dehydrogenase, with amino-acid sequence MKAAVFHKIGDISVDNVPDPKIEQAEDVILKVTATAICGSDLHIYDGFFPQLNDQIMGHEFMGIVEEVGSGVTKVKKGDRVVVPFPIACGHCFFCNHLLPGHCENSNPKHYGPEGGMIKGKGGGLYGYTDLYGGYSGGQAEYVRVPYANFGPYIVPDGLEDEQVLFLTDIFPTGWTAIDWAEVKGGETVAIFGSGPVGLMAQKAAWIRGAKRVIAIDPEQYRLDKAKQVNNVEILNATDDDLIQKIYDMTDGRGADVCIDAVGMEASRSVGEKLKAVINLEKGTPKVMENCFKAVRRGGIVSVVGVYGSTYDNFPIHTLFDKGIRVQFGQAPVQKYIDELFDLVRNGKVVLDDIISHRLPLSEASNGYDIFKKKEDNCVKVVLRP; translated from the coding sequence ATGAAAGCAGCCGTATTTCATAAGATCGGGGATATTAGTGTTGATAATGTACCCGATCCTAAGATTGAGCAAGCAGAGGATGTGATTCTTAAAGTAACCGCCACGGCTATCTGTGGTTCAGATCTGCATATCTACGATGGCTTTTTTCCTCAGCTAAATGATCAGATAATGGGTCATGAGTTTATGGGTATTGTTGAAGAAGTAGGTAGTGGTGTAACCAAAGTTAAAAAAGGAGACCGGGTGGTTGTACCATTTCCTATTGCCTGTGGCCATTGTTTTTTCTGTAATCACCTATTGCCGGGCCATTGTGAAAACTCCAATCCAAAACACTATGGGCCAGAAGGAGGAATGATCAAAGGAAAAGGAGGTGGCCTTTACGGTTATACGGACCTGTATGGTGGCTATAGTGGTGGTCAGGCAGAATACGTGCGGGTGCCTTATGCCAACTTTGGACCTTATATTGTACCCGATGGTTTGGAAGATGAGCAAGTACTTTTTCTCACCGACATTTTTCCAACAGGCTGGACAGCCATAGATTGGGCGGAAGTAAAGGGGGGCGAAACGGTGGCCATTTTTGGTTCTGGGCCAGTAGGCCTGATGGCGCAGAAAGCAGCCTGGATACGCGGCGCCAAACGAGTAATTGCTATAGATCCAGAGCAATACCGCTTAGACAAGGCCAAGCAGGTAAACAACGTTGAGATCTTAAATGCTACTGATGATGACCTGATTCAAAAGATCTATGACATGACCGATGGAAGGGGCGCCGATGTATGCATAGATGCCGTAGGCATGGAAGCCTCACGCTCAGTAGGCGAGAAACTAAAGGCTGTTATTAATCTGGAAAAAGGTACACCAAAAGTTATGGAAAACTGTTTTAAGGCAGTGCGCAGAGGCGGTATTGTTTCGGTAGTAGGTGTATATGGCAGTACTTATGACAATTTTCCCATACATACACTTTTTGACAAAGGCATACGTGTACAGTTTGGCCAAGCTCCCGTACAGAAATACATTGATGAATTGTTTGACCTGGTGCGAAATGGTAAAGTGGTATTAGATGATATCATCTCGCACCGTCTGCCATTATCAGAGGCTTCCAATGGCTACGATATCTTTAAAAAGAAAGAAGACAACTGTGTGAAAGTAGTACTTCGGCCTTAG
- a CDS encoding DUF1622 domain-containing protein, producing MDAVVTFLILVIKIISMLIIGWAALVLGYGFLKHQLTSHRSSLQEVRTHYVQALLLALEVLVAGGVLLTILHPSLNDIGKLAAIIVLRIVIKKSLNRSLQYKTGSF from the coding sequence ATGGATGCAGTTGTCACTTTTTTAATTCTGGTTATCAAGATCATTAGCATGCTTATCATAGGTTGGGCTGCTTTGGTTTTAGGCTATGGGTTTTTGAAGCATCAGCTGACATCTCATCGGTCTTCCTTGCAAGAAGTACGCACGCATTACGTACAAGCATTGCTGTTAGCGCTGGAAGTTTTAGTAGCTGGCGGCGTACTGCTTACTATTCTGCATCCGTCCTTAAATGATATAGGTAAACTGGCAGCTATCATTGTGCTACGTATTGTTATTAAGAAGAGTCTGAACAGAAGCCTTCAGTATAAAACGGGCAGCTTTTAA
- a CDS encoding DUF421 domain-containing protein, with protein MDSTFRVFDFHRIFVGDAPLTFLLEIVFRTLIMYTYTVVLLRILGKRGMGQLSMLELAIIISFGSAVGDPMMGANVPILHGVVAITAVTIFQICLERLINKNRKVEALLEGTPDLIIEEGVIQWPCLIRDNLSREDLFRSLRAKDVEHLGQIQKAFFETSGTVSVFFQPPRKVKPGLSVLPEEIIPPETILTPPMKAEKACTYCCFNCGHTRSMKLEQHFGPCKICQQERWIEASNGIASH; from the coding sequence ATGGACAGCACGTTTCGTGTTTTTGACTTTCATCGCATCTTCGTTGGCGACGCGCCTTTGACCTTTCTACTGGAGATCGTTTTCCGCACCCTTATCATGTATACCTATACTGTAGTGTTACTTCGTATACTGGGAAAGCGTGGAATGGGACAGCTATCGATGCTGGAACTGGCTATTATTATTTCCTTTGGCTCAGCAGTAGGCGACCCCATGATGGGGGCCAACGTACCCATACTGCACGGTGTAGTAGCTATCACAGCTGTTACCATATTCCAGATTTGTCTGGAGCGGCTCATCAATAAAAACCGAAAAGTAGAGGCCTTGCTGGAAGGCACACCAGACTTGATTATAGAAGAAGGCGTTATTCAATGGCCCTGCTTGATACGCGACAACCTTTCACGCGAAGACCTGTTTCGCTCCTTACGCGCTAAAGATGTAGAGCACCTTGGCCAGATTCAGAAAGCTTTTTTTGAAACATCGGGTACCGTATCTGTGTTCTTTCAACCACCGCGAAAAGTAAAGCCGGGCTTATCTGTTTTACCAGAAGAAATCATTCCGCCAGAAACGATCCTAACGCCCCCCATGAAAGCAGAAAAGGCCTGTACCTATTGCTGTTTTAATTGCGGCCATACAAGAAGCATGAAGCTGGAGCAACATTTTGGACCGTGTAAAATATGTCAGCAAGAGCGGTGGATAGAAGCTTCAAATGGCATTGCCTCGCACTAA
- a CDS encoding GNAT family N-acetyltransferase: MLVTTLVSTPNELQQIHELNQLNLRQNVSAEERQQEGFVSWLYNVELLEQMHQLAPSVIVKDGNDVVGYALATLPEARVFHHDLEEMFQGLEAVNYKGLPLFSYRFYCMGQICVAKEYRGQGLVNSMYQKHRQVYSPQYDFLLTEISTRNPRSQKAHEKVGFQTIHTRMDAMDEWNVVVWEWREERRIS, encoded by the coding sequence ATGTTAGTTACCACACTGGTGAGTACACCAAATGAACTGCAACAGATACACGAGCTGAACCAACTTAACCTGAGGCAGAACGTGAGTGCCGAAGAGCGACAACAGGAAGGCTTTGTAAGCTGGCTGTATAACGTAGAGTTACTGGAGCAAATGCATCAGCTGGCACCAAGTGTAATTGTAAAAGATGGAAATGACGTGGTGGGATATGCGCTAGCAACACTGCCGGAAGCTCGTGTGTTTCACCACGATCTGGAAGAGATGTTTCAAGGTCTGGAAGCCGTTAACTATAAAGGGCTGCCGTTGTTCAGCTACCGCTTTTATTGTATGGGGCAGATCTGTGTTGCTAAAGAATACCGCGGACAGGGGTTGGTCAACAGCATGTATCAAAAACATAGGCAGGTATATAGTCCGCAGTATGATTTCCTGCTCACTGAAATTTCTACACGGAATCCACGTTCACAGAAGGCACATGAAAAAGTAGGCTTTCAAACTATTCATACCCGCATGGATGCTATGGATGAATGGAATGTGGTAGTGTGGGAATGGAGAGAGGAACGGAGGATTAGCTGA
- a CDS encoding TMEM175 family protein, which produces MTKTRLEAFSDGVIAILITIMVLELKTPHGTSWEAIKPLLPVLVSYILSFIMLGIYWGNHHHLLHTITHINSRIIWANQHLLFWLSLIPFATAWMGENNFSPITVAAYALLLDLCGGAYFILLRLVEKTHSPATRLHEPLKKQERKGLISVLTYTLAIPTAFIHPLISGALFLLVAAIWWIPDSNIERTIRREEEIMSNQK; this is translated from the coding sequence ATGACCAAGACCCGACTAGAAGCATTTAGTGATGGTGTTATTGCCATCCTGATCACCATTATGGTGCTGGAGCTTAAAACTCCACACGGCACCAGCTGGGAAGCCATTAAACCGCTGCTTCCGGTACTGGTTAGTTATATCCTGAGCTTTATTATGCTGGGTATATACTGGGGTAACCACCACCATTTACTGCATACGATAACGCATATCAATAGCCGCATTATTTGGGCCAACCAGCATTTGTTGTTTTGGCTGTCATTGATACCCTTTGCTACAGCTTGGATGGGCGAGAATAATTTCAGCCCCATCACCGTAGCTGCATATGCCTTATTGTTGGATCTATGCGGAGGAGCCTATTTTATACTATTGAGGCTGGTAGAAAAAACACACTCACCCGCCACGCGCCTGCATGAACCATTAAAAAAACAAGAACGAAAAGGATTGATCTCCGTGTTGACTTATACACTAGCCATACCTACAGCTTTTATTCACCCATTGATCTCCGGAGCATTATTTCTACTTGTGGCCGCTATCTGGTGGATACCCGATTCTAATATTGAAAGGACGATCCGTAGAGAGGAAGAAATAATGTCTAATCAGAAATAA
- a CDS encoding DUF1622 domain-containing protein produces the protein MEETAKSIASYLSLAVEIIGAIIIGIALLQFIWGYVPALFIKRQYDVNSWLRVRFGSSLAIALELLLAADILRTAVAPTWDDIGKLAAIAAIRTALNYFLEKELREIESRTVPEQEASALAKK, from the coding sequence ATGGAAGAAACCGCAAAGAGCATTGCCAGTTACCTAAGCCTAGCTGTTGAAATCATAGGCGCCATCATCATTGGCATTGCACTACTGCAGTTTATTTGGGGCTATGTTCCTGCCCTGTTTATCAAAAGACAATATGATGTTAACTCCTGGTTACGCGTACGCTTTGGCAGCTCCCTGGCTATAGCACTTGAGTTATTGCTGGCGGCTGATATACTACGCACGGCCGTAGCCCCTACATGGGATGATATTGGTAAACTGGCTGCTATTGCTGCTATACGTACAGCGCTTAACTACTTCCTGGAAAAAGAATTAAGAGAGATTGAAAGCCGCACAGTGCCAGAACAAGAGGCCTCTGCTCTGGCTAAAAAATAG
- a CDS encoding P1 family peptidase — MLTRLFCTLSFFVITSNTIAQQRARDAGIRIGVLPTGTTNTITDVPGVLVGHNTLIQGDSVRTGVTAILPHGGNLFQQKVPASIFVGNGFGKLAGVTQVQELGNIESPILLTNTLNVATAMEAGVDYTLQQAGNEKVQSVNIIVGETNDGYLNDIRGRHVKKEHVRQAITSAKSGPVAEGAVGAGTGTVCFGWKGGIGTASRKLPAKLGGYTVGVLVQSNFGGVLQVDGVPIGEALGKYYLSDVLNNPVDGSCMIVVATNAPLDSRNLERLAKRAFMGLAKTGGIASNGSGDYVIAFSADTSVRVPHQSTNAKQTVSLLNNDDMSPLFMAAIEATEEAIINSLFMAVTTTGKEGHKVDALPREEVLRILRSYKRIK; from the coding sequence ATGCTTACACGCCTCTTTTGTACCCTGTCATTCTTTGTAATTACCTCTAACACAATAGCACAACAACGGGCACGTGATGCAGGTATTCGTATTGGTGTATTACCTACAGGTACTACCAATACCATTACCGACGTGCCGGGTGTACTGGTGGGACATAACACGCTGATCCAAGGCGATTCTGTACGCACAGGAGTAACAGCTATCCTTCCACACGGCGGTAATCTCTTTCAGCAAAAAGTACCGGCCTCCATTTTTGTAGGCAATGGCTTTGGCAAACTGGCGGGTGTTACGCAGGTACAGGAATTGGGAAATATAGAATCACCCATTCTACTTACCAATACCTTAAATGTAGCCACAGCCATGGAGGCAGGAGTTGACTATACACTGCAGCAGGCGGGGAATGAGAAAGTTCAATCTGTAAACATTATTGTAGGAGAGACCAACGATGGTTATCTCAATGATATTCGCGGCCGCCATGTTAAAAAAGAACATGTACGGCAGGCCATTACTAGCGCCAAAAGTGGCCCAGTGGCAGAAGGTGCAGTTGGTGCCGGTACAGGCACTGTGTGTTTTGGTTGGAAAGGAGGTATTGGCACGGCCTCTCGTAAACTGCCAGCCAAGCTGGGCGGCTATACAGTGGGCGTGCTGGTACAAAGCAATTTTGGTGGTGTGTTGCAGGTAGATGGTGTACCTATTGGTGAAGCGCTTGGTAAATATTACCTGAGCGATGTACTGAACAATCCGGTGGACGGCTCCTGCATGATAGTGGTAGCTACCAATGCACCATTGGACAGCCGCAACCTGGAGCGCCTGGCCAAACGGGCATTTATGGGACTGGCTAAAACAGGCGGCATTGCCTCCAATGGCAGTGGTGATTATGTAATTGCTTTTTCGGCCGACACCTCAGTACGTGTTCCGCATCAAAGTACAAATGCCAAACAAACCGTAAGCCTCTTGAATAATGATGATATGTCTCCCTTGTTCATGGCAGCGATTGAGGCTACAGAAGAAGCCATTATCAACTCCTTATTTATGGCCGTTACTACAACCGGAAAAGAAGGTCACAAAGTAGATGCTTTGCCCAGGGAAGAAGTATTGCGCATTCTGCGGAGCTATAAGCGGATAAAGTAG
- a CDS encoding N-acetylmuramoyl-L-alanine amidase, translated as MTTLLPYLLKVVLCSGLLMLYYYLALRNKLFHQWNRFYLLATVLLSLLMPCFSYTISHTSAEAQNQVILVLQVVTVSGSFEEELPTVTVSFWKTYSAVLLYAFVSMILLIGLLLSLIKIYRLVQRHTVHEQGKLRLIFSSAKGTPFSFFRFLFWNPSIDMTSEAGQQIFQHEMVHVEEKHSLDKLFLQIALIICWINPVFWLIRYELRMVHEFIADRKAVEDQDASALAAMILQAAYPHHYSQLTNAFFNQSIKRRLHMLTKIQNPKRNYISRIFFLPLMALLTLAFTVRAKLSDVTTDAKAETKQAVPNGVTANAIYSMSEAKSDSETVDKQVINIVKYTGKKKIRIVIDAGHGGHDNGTLSNEIFEKDITLSIAKEIQALNSNANIEVVMTRENDEYLELNDRAEFAAKQQADLFVSVHVGAAPPIQTDAGKIENPHRGFNVFIPRDSTLSYFEQSKVLGSAVLDQLNTIVAVPAKMQLLQRNVGIRVLNNNTCPSILIECGYISNSKDRTYLLQKENQQQVARKLLAGIEAYLQTVDQKQLPAKNNDVDAKHMSAVVNDTIPPVVLQSGVALTVPQLQNIPFANLIQPDTDYVMINATFRISKLGGTIHFVKVHDSQLNSQVKNLIDNAKAGDVIYIGDRLAITKDKKVINLPSLLYNVK; from the coding sequence ATGACAACCTTGCTCCCCTATCTCCTTAAAGTAGTGTTGTGCAGTGGCCTATTGATGTTGTACTATTATCTGGCCCTTCGAAATAAACTCTTTCATCAGTGGAATCGTTTTTATCTATTAGCCACGGTACTGCTTTCACTATTAATGCCGTGTTTTTCTTATACGATTTCACATACTTCAGCTGAAGCTCAAAACCAGGTGATACTAGTGCTGCAAGTAGTAACCGTAAGTGGTTCTTTTGAAGAAGAGTTGCCCACTGTAACAGTTTCTTTTTGGAAAACCTATAGTGCCGTTTTATTATATGCTTTTGTTTCTATGATCTTACTGATTGGTTTGCTGTTGTCGCTTATAAAAATATATAGGCTGGTGCAAAGACATACTGTACACGAACAAGGCAAACTCCGCTTGATCTTTAGCTCGGCAAAGGGCACGCCTTTCTCTTTTTTCCGCTTCCTGTTTTGGAACCCCTCCATTGATATGACCTCAGAAGCTGGACAACAGATCTTTCAACATGAGATGGTACATGTAGAGGAAAAACACTCACTGGATAAACTGTTTTTACAGATAGCATTGATCATTTGTTGGATCAATCCGGTGTTCTGGCTAATACGTTATGAGCTGCGAATGGTGCATGAGTTTATAGCCGACCGCAAAGCGGTGGAGGACCAAGATGCATCTGCCTTAGCTGCCATGATTCTGCAAGCCGCTTATCCTCATCATTATTCCCAGTTAACCAATGCCTTCTTTAATCAGTCTATAAAACGAAGACTACACATGCTTACAAAGATTCAAAATCCCAAAAGAAACTACATCAGCCGGATTTTCTTTTTACCGTTGATGGCACTATTAACGCTGGCTTTTACGGTTCGTGCAAAACTGTCAGATGTTACTACAGATGCGAAAGCTGAGACAAAGCAGGCTGTTCCTAACGGTGTAACGGCTAACGCGATTTATAGTATGTCAGAAGCTAAATCAGATTCGGAAACAGTTGATAAGCAAGTTATCAATATTGTAAAGTATACAGGCAAAAAGAAGATAAGAATAGTTATTGATGCCGGTCACGGTGGGCATGACAATGGTACGCTTAGTAACGAGATTTTTGAAAAGGATATTACGTTATCAATTGCAAAAGAAATACAGGCATTAAACAGCAATGCAAATATTGAGGTTGTCATGACGCGTGAGAATGATGAATATCTGGAGCTGAACGATCGTGCAGAATTTGCTGCAAAACAACAGGCAGATCTTTTTGTTTCAGTTCATGTGGGTGCTGCACCACCTATACAAACAGATGCAGGCAAAATAGAAAATCCTCATCGCGGCTTCAATGTATTTATTCCTAGAGATTCTACATTGTCATATTTTGAACAGAGTAAAGTGTTGGGCTCGGCTGTATTGGATCAATTAAACACAATTGTAGCGGTGCCGGCTAAAATGCAACTGTTACAACGCAACGTGGGGATACGAGTATTAAATAATAACACTTGTCCTTCCATCTTAATAGAGTGTGGTTATATATCTAATTCAAAAGACCGGACATATTTGCTTCAAAAAGAAAACCAACAACAAGTAGCTCGTAAACTCTTGGCAGGTATTGAGGCATATTTACAAACTGTAGATCAAAAGCAACTTCCGGCAAAAAACAATGATGTTGATGCTAAACACATGTCTGCAGTAGTGAATGATACGATCCCTCCAGTCGTACTTCAATCCGGCGTAGCTCTTACTGTGCCGCAATTACAAAATATTCCTTTTGCTAATCTTATACAGCCCGATACAGATTATGTAATGATTAACGCAACTTTTCGGATTAGTAAACTAGGCGGGACGATTCACTTTGTCAAAGTACATGACTCTCAACTGAACAGCCAGGTTAAGAACCTGATTGATAATGCTAAAGCTGGTGATGTGATATACATTGGGGACAGACTGGCAATAACGAAAGACAAGAAAGTAATTAACCTGCCCAGCTTACTTTATAATGTGAAGTAA